GGTAGAGAAGCGGGTTTCTCCGCTGCGCAATGGACGGTGAAGCTGTCCATTGCTCCGGTCGAAATGACAAGTCTGTGGGTACATGGACAAACAGCAGATTCCTTCGCTTCGCTACGGAATGGAAATGCAAAAGCAGCGGCTTTGTGAAGTTTCGTGTCAGTGACAGAGCACCCGGATTTGTTCCAGACTGGTTAGGATTTCTTCTTTGGCTTGGCTGCGGATTTTTTCGCGGCGGGTTTGGCTGCGGGTTTAGCGACAGTTTTCGCGGGAGTCTTTGCTGCTGGCTTTGGTGCGGGTTTCGCAGCTGGAGCTTTCGCTGCGGGCTTTGCTGGTGGTGCTTTCGGCGCTGGCTTTGCCGGGGTGGATTTTGTTGCGGCTTTTGCTGGTGGGGCTTCGTGCTGTTCCTGGGCGGCGGCTTCGGCGGCCTGGCGGAGAGAGTGGATGACTACGCGCAGCATCTCCTCTTCTGGTGCGGGCTTGCCGGTCCAGATTTCGAATTGGCGGGCGCCCTGCTGCACGAACATCTCGACACCGGTGATGATGGGGATGTTCATCTGGCGGGCCATGCGGATGAGTGGGGTGTCCAGCGGGTTGTAGACGAGGTCGAAGACCAGGCGGGTGTTGAGGTCCTTGGCTTCGAGGATCGGCGCGTGCTTCTGGCCTGCCATGCCGACTGGGGTCGAGTTGATGATGACGTCGAAGTTGGTCTTGGCGATGGCGTCTTTTTTGATGGAATGCGAGCCGGACTGGCGGGCGAGCTTGTGCGCGGTCTCGGGCGTGCGGTTGTAGATGAAGACGTCCGCGCCTTTGTCGCGCAGGCCGAAGACGGCGGCGCGGCCTGCTCCACCGGCGCCGAGGACGAGCACCTTCGCGTCGCGCAGGGACATGCGCTTTTCGAGCGGGCCGATGATGCCGGCGACGTCCGTGTTGAAGCCGTAGAGGTTGCCGTCCTGCGCGCGGAGGACGGTGTTGCAGGCGCCGATCTTGGCCGAGAGCGGGTCGGTGCGCTCGAGGTGCTCCATGATCTCCTGCTTGAAGGGCATGGTGACGCTGAGGCCCTGGATGGGGATCTCATGGACGAGCTTGATGAGGTCGGAGACCTTGGTGGCCTGGAGCGCGAGGTAGACGGCGTTGACGGTCTCGCGGCGGAAGGCTGTGTTCATCATGACGGGCGAGAGCGAGCTGCGGATGGGGTTGCCGACGACGCCGTAGACCTTGGTGGCCGCGTCAACCTGGTCGATGCGGTAGGTTTCGATGAGGGTGCGGGCGGCGATCTGGCCGGGGCCGGTCTCTTCGCCGGCGGTGGCGGCGGCGAAGGTGAAGGCGCTGCCGGCGCGCAGGCCGAGTACGCGCGAGATGATGCCCATGTCGCCCATGCAGATGCCGACGATCTTCGAGTGGTCTTCCATGCGCTCGATGAAGCGCATGAGGGTGACGTTGTCGGAGAGTGACTTGGCCGTGGGAACGATCTTGTAGAAGTCGGGCTGGTAGACGGCCATGCGCTTGTAGATGCCGTCGAGGTCTTTGGTCGCGTTGAAGTCGTGGTGGCTGATGATGATGGCGATGCCGGTGTCGCGGAGCTTCTGGATGTCGGCTTTCTTGAGAGACTCGGCGGACTCGAGCTCGAGGTCGACGAGATGGAAGCCGGAGGTGGCCGCCTTGATGAGAATTTCGAGCTCGGCGGGGATCGAGCCGGCGAACTTGCCTCCGTTGGCTTTGCGTCGACAGGTTGCGATGCCGGTGGCGGCGGTGTTTTCCTCGAAGAAGTGCTTGATTTTGGACAGCGCCGCGAGCGGGTTTTCGAGGTAGTCGAGGCGGAACTCGATAAACGGGTTCTCTTTGACGGCAAGTGCTGCTTTTTCAAGCATTTCGGCGGGGGTCGAGCCGGTGATGGCGACGCAGATCTTGCCGATGCGGGAGCGGAGAAGTTGTTGAGTAATAGCGGGCACGTTCTCTCTCATGTCTACAATCGGGGTATCTTACAGGCGTATGGAGTATGATGCAAATTTTGTTGAAAATAAAAGATTTCTGCGGAGACGTGTGCCGCCAAATCTGATTTTCTGCCTGCCTTGTGCTTCACTTACAGCCTGATTGTAGACGGTTGGGACGAGGAAATGTTATCGGTTCGGGCTTTAGAATGAGGAGATTATGGTGGAGCTGGTGCAGATTGAGGGTTGGAAGCAGTGGCCGTGGCTGCGGCATGGGTTTTCGACGCGAAGGGGTGGCGTTTCAACGATTTATGAGCGGCCGGGCGACTTGAACCTGGGCTGGACGAAGGAGGATGATCCGGCGCTGGTGGCGGAGAATCGGCGAAGGTTCTTTGAGTCGGTTTGCGGCACGAATGCTGCCGGGCAGATGGTGACGGTGCGGCAGGTGCACTCGGCTACGGTGCGGGTGTTGCGGGGGGACGAGTCGCCGCTTGAGACGCCTGAGGGGAAGGCTGTGCTGGAGGGTGACGGGTTGATGACTGCTGTCCCGGGTTTGATGCTGGCGGTGGGGACGGCGGACTGTGTTCCGGTGCTGGTGGTGGATACGCGGCTGCGGGTGGTGGCTGCGCTTCATGCGGGATGGCGCGGGACGGCGGCGGGGATCACGGAAGCCGGTGTGGCGCAGATGCGCGAGGAGTACGGCTCGCGGGTCGAGGATATGGTGGCTGCGGTGGGGCCCTCGATTGGGGCTTGTTGCTATGCGGTGGGTGAGGAGGTGCGGGAGAAGTTTCGGGCTCGGTTTGCGTATGCGGAGGAGTTGTTCGAGGTGAGGGATTCGCAGCTTTACGTGAACCTG
This is a stretch of genomic DNA from Edaphobacter acidisoli. It encodes these proteins:
- the aroE gene encoding shikimate dehydrogenase, whose translation is MPAITQQLLRSRIGKICVAITGSTPAEMLEKAALAVKENPFIEFRLDYLENPLAALSKIKHFFEENTAATGIATCRRKANGGKFAGSIPAELEILIKAATSGFHLVDLELESAESLKKADIQKLRDTGIAIIISHHDFNATKDLDGIYKRMAVYQPDFYKIVPTAKSLSDNVTLMRFIERMEDHSKIVGICMGDMGIISRVLGLRAGSAFTFAAATAGEETGPGQIAARTLIETYRIDQVDAATKVYGVVGNPIRSSLSPVMMNTAFRRETVNAVYLALQATKVSDLIKLVHEIPIQGLSVTMPFKQEIMEHLERTDPLSAKIGACNTVLRAQDGNLYGFNTDVAGIIGPLEKRMSLRDAKVLVLGAGGAGRAAVFGLRDKGADVFIYNRTPETAHKLARQSGSHSIKKDAIAKTNFDVIINSTPVGMAGQKHAPILEAKDLNTRLVFDLVYNPLDTPLIRMARQMNIPIITGVEMFVQQGARQFEIWTGKPAPEEEMLRVVIHSLRQAAEAAAQEQHEAPPAKAATKSTPAKPAPKAPPAKPAAKAPAAKPAPKPAAKTPAKTVAKPAAKPAAKKSAAKPKKKS
- the pgeF gene encoding peptidoglycan editing factor PgeF — encoded protein: MVELVQIEGWKQWPWLRHGFSTRRGGVSTIYERPGDLNLGWTKEDDPALVAENRRRFFESVCGTNAAGQMVTVRQVHSATVRVLRGDESPLETPEGKAVLEGDGLMTAVPGLMLAVGTADCVPVLVVDTRLRVVAALHAGWRGTAAGITEAGVAQMREEYGSRVEDMVAAVGPSIGACCYAVGEEVREKFRARFAYAEELFEVRDSQLYVNLWEANRRQLLGAGLTDAQISVVGECTACARDAEGLRYFSHRGERGVAGRMLSLVGVVS